In Paenarthrobacter sp. GOM3, a single window of DNA contains:
- the rpsS gene encoding 30S ribosomal protein S19 produces the protein MPRSLKKGPFVDQHLFVKVARENDKGTKNVIKTWSRRSMIIPDMLGHTIAVHDGRKHIPVFVTESMVGHKLGEFAPTRTFRGHVKDDRKGKRR, from the coding sequence ATGCCACGCAGCCTGAAAAAAGGTCCTTTCGTTGACCAGCACCTCTTTGTGAAGGTCGCACGGGAAAACGATAAGGGCACCAAGAACGTCATCAAGACCTGGTCCCGCCGTTCGATGATCATCCCCGACATGCTCGGGCACACGATCGCCGTACACGACGGACGCAAGCACATCCCGGTGTTTGTCACTGAGTCGATGGTCGGGCACAAGCTCGGCGAATTCGCTCCCACGCGGACATTCCGCGGCCATGTTAAGGACGACCGTAAGGGCAAGCGCCGCTAA
- the rpsC gene encoding 30S ribosomal protein S3 yields MGQKVNPHGFRLGITTDHVSHWFADSTKPGQRYKDFVREDIKIRQLMSTGMERAGIAKVEIERTRDRVRVDIHTARPGIVIGRRGAEADRIRGELEKLTGKQVQLNILEVKNPEMEAQLVAQGIAEQLTSRVAFRRAMKKAMQSAQRAGAKGIRVACSGRLGGAEMSRSEFYREGRVPLHTLRANIDYGFYEAKTTFGRIGVKVWIYKGDVTAKELAQQAAAAPSRGRAGDRPGRPGGDRRRRNDRPAAEAAPAAVEAPAAEAAAPAAEGGQA; encoded by the coding sequence GTGGGACAGAAAGTAAACCCGCACGGGTTCCGACTCGGTATCACCACCGACCACGTTTCGCACTGGTTCGCTGACAGCACCAAGCCCGGACAGCGCTACAAGGACTTCGTCCGCGAGGACATCAAGATCCGTCAGCTCATGTCCACCGGCATGGAGCGCGCCGGCATCGCCAAGGTCGAAATCGAGCGCACCCGCGACCGTGTCCGCGTGGATATCCACACGGCACGCCCGGGCATCGTTATCGGCCGCCGCGGCGCCGAAGCAGACCGCATCCGCGGCGAGCTCGAAAAGCTCACCGGCAAGCAGGTTCAGCTGAACATCCTCGAGGTCAAGAACCCCGAGATGGAAGCACAGCTTGTTGCCCAGGGCATCGCTGAGCAGCTGACTTCCCGCGTGGCTTTCCGCCGTGCGATGAAGAAGGCAATGCAGTCCGCGCAGCGCGCAGGTGCCAAGGGCATCCGTGTTGCTTGCTCGGGCCGTCTGGGTGGCGCAGAAATGTCCCGCTCGGAGTTCTACCGCGAAGGCCGTGTACCCCTGCACACCCTCCGCGCGAACATCGACTACGGCTTCTACGAAGCCAAGACCACCTTCGGCCGTATCGGCGTAAAGGTTTGGATCTACAAGGGTGACGTCACTGCCAAGGAACTGGCTCAGCAGGCAGCTGCTGCTCCGTCCCGTGGCCGTGCAGGAGACCGTCCGGGCCGCCCGGGTGGCGACCGCCGTCGTCGTAACGACCGTCCGGCAGCTGAGGCAGCACCCGCTGCCGTTGAAGCACCGGCCGCTGAAGCTGCTGCTCCGGCAGCAGAAGGAGGACAGGCTTAA
- the rplV gene encoding 50S ribosomal protein L22, whose protein sequence is MEAKAIARHIRVTPMKARRVVNLVRGKQANEALAILKFAPQAASEPVFKVLQSAMANARVLADRDGVAFDDSDLFISEAFVDEGPTMKRFQPRAQGRAYRIRKRTSHITLVVATPEKEEAR, encoded by the coding sequence ATGGAAGCCAAGGCTATTGCGCGTCACATCCGCGTAACGCCTATGAAGGCCCGGCGCGTCGTCAACCTTGTTCGTGGTAAGCAAGCGAATGAGGCTCTGGCAATTCTGAAGTTTGCCCCCCAGGCAGCTTCGGAGCCGGTATTCAAGGTACTTCAGTCGGCAATGGCCAACGCACGAGTCCTCGCGGACCGTGACGGCGTTGCATTCGACGACAGCGACCTGTTCATCAGCGAAGCATTCGTTGATGAAGGCCCGACCATGAAGCGGTTCCAGCCGCGTGCCCAAGGCCGCGCCTACCGCATCAGGAAGCGGACCAGCCACATCACTTTGGTCGTGGCAACCCCGGAGAAAGAGGAGGCTCGCTAA